The nucleotide window GTGGCGTTGATGCTGGGCTGACCAAGGTCTGTCGCGTAACCGAGAGAAAATTCAGGGGAGTCGATCCTGTACCCATAACAGACCGTGGAATCATGGAGCAGATTGAATCCTGTGATCTCCAGACTTTCGAATTTAAAAGGGGAATGATACTGTACGGCCTTCATTTCTGCTATCGGATATTCGCTTTCCATGAATTTGAAGATTTGCCTGGGAACGAAAAGCAGAGGCCTGGCTTTTTTGAGCATTTGCATCAATCCGGAGATATGATCCGAATGCTCGTGGGTAATCAGGACAAACTGAACATCAGAAAGTTTAAGTCCGAATTGCTCGAGCGAGCCTTCGATCCTGCGCAGGCTGATGCCGGCGTCGATCAATCCGCAGACTCCGCCGGATTGGAAAAGGAAACAGTTGCCGCTGCTGCCGCTTGCAAAACTCGCGAAAAGGTTTTGTCGATCAATTCCGATTCTGCAACTCCAGATAGGCTTCGTTCAAATGTGACAGCATGGAGGTAGGGGTAAGCGGAGCCTGTCCTGTGGATTTCACGGTCAGATCCCCCAGAAATCCATGAAAATAAATACCGAGCAGAGCCGAGTCTGATAGAGTCCGTTCAGTTCCACCCTCAGCAATGAAGCCTGCGATGATTCCGGCCATCAGATCGCCCATCCCGCCAACCGCCATCCCCGGATTCCCGACCCTGGTGAAAATCGTCCGTCCGTCAGGAGTGGTGAGGAATGGGTTGGGGCCTTTGCCGACAATGTGACAGTGATGGTTCATTGCGAAATCACGGTAGAATTTCAAGAGGTCTTTCCTGATTTCAGCGGGATCGGTGTGACTGAAACGGCTTAATTCTCCAAGATGGGGCGTAAAAACAACTGGTTTCCCAGAGGAGATTTTTGAGAGAAATTCCGGATCAAGTGCATTCACACCGTCAGCATCGATCAGCATAGTTCCCTGGAAGTTTTCGCAGGTTTTCCTGATGAAATCCCTGGTCGTAGGCAGGGTGCCCAGTCCAGGGCCGATCAGCAGAACGTCGAATCTGGAAAGTCCCAGTTCCTGGGATGATGAAATACCGCCGTCAGAATCCTGTGCTAAAGCAAATGTGATTATTTCAGGGTCTTTCGCTGCAACCAGTGTTTCGATTTCAGCTGGAACGGCCAGAGTGACCAGGCCGGTTCCCACCCTCAGGGCGCCTTGCGAGGAAAAAAGAGGGGCACCATACATGCCCTTTGAGCCCGCCACTATTAACAGCTTTCCGTAATCACCCTTATGGCTGTTTTTCAAGCGTTTGCGCAGTAATTTTGGAACATCCTTGCGGCTCAGGAGATGAGTGTCGATGGTGAAATCGTCCAATGCTGCCTTCGGGATGCCGATGATGCCGAGATAGATTTCCCCGGCATAGTCAAGAGCAGGAGAAAGGAAAAGCCCTGGTTTTGCGAATCCGAGAGCCAGGGTGTAATCAGCGCAGAAGCTGTCCTCTGCCGCATTTCCGCTGGTAGCACAGATTCCGCTTGGTACGTCCACCGCAATTTTCAGGGAGTGAGTGGAGGCGGCGAGACGATTCAGTTTTCTGACGCAGTCAGGCAGTTCACCCTTGAAACCGGTGCCGAATACAGCGTCAAAGATGCAGGAAGCTTGTCTGAAATGGGTGACGAGCATTTCTTCGCTGAGGCTTTTGACCCAGAAAAGCTTTCCGGGAAAGGATTTCTCGAATATTTCAAGGTTTGTGCGGCAGTCCGGGCTCAGCTTGTCAGGGTTTCCGGTCATGATCACCCCGGCAGGATATCCGTTGTGCGATGCGATTCTTGCGCAAGCCAGGCCGTCCCCGCCGTTATTGCCGGATCCGCAGAGGAAGAGAAGCTCGCGTCCTGAGGCTGGGGGCAGTTTTTCCTTTAAAAGAATGAAAAGCTCGTGGCCCGCATTTTCCATTAGGATCAGCGAAGGAATTCCGAATTTCTCGGAGGCTGTTTTATCGATTTCGCGCATTGTGTCGGCGCTGACAAGTTCGAACATGGTGTCCTTCCGGTTCTTGATGCTCACAGTATAATTCAACCCGACACAGCTTTCAATGCTCTGCCGGATTCCATGATTTGTAGCATAAGGGAATCTGGTTTATTATTGAAACAAAAAAACAGGAGACCAGATGGGAAAAAAAGTAGCGATCATAGTTGACTGGGACAATTTCCGCAAAAGCTTGTCCTTCCATGCCAGAAAAGCGAGGAGGGATTTTTTTGATTACAATGATTCGAAAAAATTGCTTGGATTCTTCAGAAATTTTCTGGATGCTGATGAAGAACTCTACAGGATTTTCGTCTATACCGCGCAGCTGATGCCGCTCCCTGACCTGAAGAAAGTGCTGGACGAACTTGAGGGGAGGAAAAAATTCTCCCAGAAATCAAGGAAGGCATTCAAGGAAGGGGATTACCAGAAATATTACGAGAGAATCACCGCGTTCAACGAGAGCATGGCTGCAGAAGAATTTTTCGCCCTCCGGCTTGGAAGCATCAAGATTGTAGGTCTGGACGAAGACGGATCGCTGGACATGGTCCAGAAAGGCGTGGACATGCTGCTCGGCCTGGATATTGCGCATCTTGCTTACCTCAAGCTGATCGACAGGATCATGGTTTTCTCATTCGACACAGACATCAAGCCTGCGCTGAAATGCGCGAGAATCTATGGGATTCAGGTGATCCTTCCCAGTATCGAGGGGTCTTCATTCCAGCCTTCCCAGATTCTGAAAAAACATGCAGACATTCTGCGGGTGAAGAAGTTCGGCGGTCTGATCGGGAAAAATTCTCTGGAACTGGACTGATTATTCGGAACAGTCTGATCATCCCTGAACGGATAATTCTGCAATGAAGACTTTTTATTACCAGGTGATCATAGTGGGCGGCGGGCACGCCGGATGCGAAGCTGCCCTCGCCTCGG belongs to Candidatus Wallbacteria bacterium and includes:
- a CDS encoding MBL fold metallo-hydrolase; its protein translation is MDRQNLFASFASGSSGNCFLFQSGGVCGLIDAGISLRRIEGSLEQFGLKLSDVQFVLITHEHSDHISGLMQMLKKARPLLFVPRQIFKFMESEYPIAEMKAVQYHSPFKFESLEITGFNLLHDSTVCYGYRIDSPEFSLGYATDLGQPSINATHYLNQVNYLVLESNYDHRMLLTGKYPEFLKRRILSPYGHLDNEIAVGFLKKVIHPELKKVMLAHLSKENNDPEIVRSKFSKNFSGLEIIVAARNTVTRMF
- a CDS encoding NAD(P)H-hydrate dehydratase, giving the protein MSIKNRKDTMFELVSADTMREIDKTASEKFGIPSLILMENAGHELFILLKEKLPPASGRELLFLCGSGNNGGDGLACARIASHNGYPAGVIMTGNPDKLSPDCRTNLEIFEKSFPGKLFWVKSLSEEMLVTHFRQASCIFDAVFGTGFKGELPDCVRKLNRLAASTHSLKIAVDVPSGICATSGNAAEDSFCADYTLALGFAKPGLFLSPALDYAGEIYLGIIGIPKAALDDFTIDTHLLSRKDVPKLLRKRLKNSHKGDYGKLLIVAGSKGMYGAPLFSSQGALRVGTGLVTLAVPAEIETLVAAKDPEIITFALAQDSDGGISSSQELGLSRFDVLLIGPGLGTLPTTRDFIRKTCENFQGTMLIDADGVNALDPEFLSKISSGKPVVFTPHLGELSRFSHTDPAEIRKDLLKFYRDFAMNHHCHIVGKGPNPFLTTPDGRTIFTRVGNPGMAVGGMGDLMAGIIAGFIAEGGTERTLSDSALLGIYFHGFLGDLTVKSTGQAPLTPTSMLSHLNEAYLELQNRN
- a CDS encoding NYN domain-containing protein; protein product: MGKKVAIIVDWDNFRKSLSFHARKARRDFFDYNDSKKLLGFFRNFLDADEELYRIFVYTAQLMPLPDLKKVLDELEGRKKFSQKSRKAFKEGDYQKYYERITAFNESMAAEEFFALRLGSIKIVGLDEDGSLDMVQKGVDMLLGLDIAHLAYLKLIDRIMVFSFDTDIKPALKCARIYGIQVILPSIEGSSFQPSQILKKHADILRVKKFGGLIGKNSLELD